A portion of the Jaculus jaculus isolate mJacJac1 chromosome 5, mJacJac1.mat.Y.cur, whole genome shotgun sequence genome contains these proteins:
- the LOC123460651 gene encoding PRAME family member 12-like — protein MHLEALPTLLDLAVQNLLRAEALAASALEDLPGELFPPPFKEAFACRKSRILRATVAAWPFPCIPLESLMQTDDLETLKVALDGLDDLLKMKVCPRRCKLQGLDLRNVHQNFWKAPLSGGTPSLPVRWAWQRKSSLQLHCKKMEIWALPVNTVVEILKIFQPDSIEELELNALWELEALACFTPYLGQMRNLRRFLLAGVYKTVPIWGELSPEMENFGTQFFSQSSKLRRLQVLSMNGVYFLKGHLKEVLSSLKIPVADSFRTTTTPLEMLQITQCSLSQADLNYLSQWPVTIQHLKHLGLSGVLLFHVCARPLRILLETVSATLETLKLEDCRMGHSQVRVLPPVLTRCFQLTTINFLENDVAAPVLKGLLHLTCSLRQLTLELYPAPREVHDSMGGVDLELFVHLCPQLMDTLKAIRQPKSACFAADPCRERLDRWTYNQETKLCISWKSGL, from the exons ATGCACCTCGAGGCCCTGCCCACACTCCTGGATTTGGCCGTGCAGAACCTGCTGAGGGCTGAAGCCTTGGCCGCGTCCGCTCTGGAGGACCTGCCTGGGGAGCTCTTCCCACCGCCGTTCAAGGAGGCCTTCGCCTGCAGAAAGAGCCGCATCCTGAGGGCCACAGTAGCAGCCTGGCCCTTCCCTTGCATCCCTCTGGAGTCCCTGATGCAGACAGATGACCTGGAGACCTTAAAGGTTGCTCTCGATGGACTTGATGACCTGCTTAAGATGAAGGTTTGCCCCAG GAGGTGCAAACTACAAGGGCTGGATTTGCGGAATGTGCACCAGAACTTCTGGAAG GCTCCCCTTTCTGGAGGAACACCAAGCCTACCTGTGCGGTGGGCCTGGCAGAGAAAAAGCTCCCTCCAGCTGCACTGTAAGAAGATGGAGATCTGGGCCCTGCCCGTCAACACTGTCGTCGAGATCCTGAAAATTTTCCAGCCAGACTCCATCGAGGAGCTGGAACTGAATGCGCTGTgggagctggaagccctggcctgcttcACACCTTACCTGGGCCAGATGAGAAATCTGCGCAGATTCCTTCTCGCTGGAGTCTACAAGACTGTCCCCATCTGGGGAGAGCTTTCGCCAGAAATGGAGAACTTTGGCACCCAATTCTTCTCTCAGTCCTCCAAACTCAGAAGACTCCAGGTTCTCTCCATGAATGGTGTCTACTTTCTCAAGGGTCACCTGAAAGAGGTGCTCAG CTCTTTGAAGatccctgtagcagacagcttcag aaccaccacaaccccctTGGAGATGCTGCAGATCACTCAGTGCAGTCTTTCACAAGCAGACTTGAATTATCTGTCCCAGTGGCCGGTCACCATCCAGCATCTGAAACACCTGGGCCTCAGTGGTGTTCTGTTATTCCACGTATGTGCAAGGCCCCTTCGAATCCTCCTAGAGACCGTCTCAGCCACTCTGGAGACCCTGAAGTTGGAGGACTGTAGGATGGGACACTCCCAGGTCCGTGTCCTGCCGCCTGTCCTGACCCGATGCTTCCAGCTCACCACAATCAATTTCTTAGAAAACGACGTGGCTGCGCCTGTCCTGAAAGGCCTGTTGCACCTCACCTGCAGCCTGAGACAGCTGACCCTGGAGCTGTACCCTGCCCCCCGGGAAGTCCATGATAGCATGGGTGGTGTTGATTTGGAGCTGTTTGTCCATCTTTGCCCTCAGCTCATGGATACACTGAAGGCCATCAGGCAGCCCAAGTCAGCGTGCTTTGCTGCCGACCCCTGCCGGGAACGCTTGGACAGATGGACCTATAACCAGGAAACCAAATTATGTATCTCTTGGAAGTCTGGGCTCTGA